The Streptomyces nitrosporeus genome includes a window with the following:
- a CDS encoding Rv3235 family protein codes for MSTDTTRPAGRRDRTRPGTVPPQRAPRRPLRPLRPHQWFAERLLAVLSGQRPVHWMLGHTIGEAYDQLAELAPTAPLGAGAGRPVVRTCRGTQPATGVVEAFASISTGERVRAMAFRLEQGPDLRWRCAAVDLGGERLTAVGGR; via the coding sequence ATGAGCACGGACACGACACGGCCGGCAGGCCGACGGGACAGGACGAGGCCGGGCACCGTCCCGCCGCAGCGCGCACCACGCCGGCCACTGCGGCCGTTGCGGCCGCACCAGTGGTTCGCGGAACGCCTGCTCGCGGTCCTCAGCGGACAGCGCCCCGTGCACTGGATGCTCGGCCACACGATCGGCGAGGCGTACGACCAGCTGGCGGAGCTCGCGCCGACCGCCCCGCTCGGGGCGGGCGCCGGGCGCCCGGTCGTCCGCACCTGCCGCGGCACACAGCCCGCCACCGGCGTGGTCGAGGCGTTCGCCAGCATCTCCACCGGGGAACGGGTACGCGCGATGGCCTTCCGCCTGGAACAGGGCCCTGATCTGCGGTGGCGCTGTGCCGCGGTGGACCTGGGCGGCGAACGCCTCACCGCCGTCGGCGGCCGGTGA
- a CDS encoding DUF6912 family protein, protein MRVYVPLTLSGLAEAHGVGEIGPGPLTAYAVTPSLREWYVSDDLEELEYAALSRAASASLRLIAGRPDEARRRVVVAVDVPDGEAVADPGQALDASSVGEVRIPRAVALAKAAAVHVDADDAEKDVAAAAAALGAADLGDDDAQFTVDGAEDHELLWFGLQEIPGLIG, encoded by the coding sequence ATGCGCGTGTACGTCCCCCTGACTCTGTCCGGCCTTGCCGAGGCTCACGGGGTGGGCGAGATCGGGCCCGGCCCGCTCACGGCCTACGCGGTCACCCCTTCCCTGCGCGAGTGGTACGTGTCCGACGACCTCGAGGAGCTGGAGTACGCGGCGCTCAGCCGTGCCGCCTCCGCCTCGCTGCGGCTGATCGCGGGCCGGCCCGACGAGGCCCGGCGGCGGGTCGTGGTCGCCGTCGACGTACCGGACGGGGAGGCGGTGGCCGATCCGGGCCAGGCGCTGGACGCCTCGTCGGTCGGCGAGGTGCGGATCCCGCGGGCCGTGGCGCTGGCGAAGGCGGCCGCGGTGCATGTGGACGCCGACGACGCGGAGAAGGACGTCGCCGCCGCGGCGGCGGCACTGGGCGCGGCCGATCTCGGGGACGACGACGCGCAGTTCACCGTGGACGGTGCCGAGGACCACGAACTGCTCTGGTTCGGGCTCCAGGAGATCCCCGGCCTCATCGGCTGA
- a CDS encoding HAD family hydrolase: MANRGKHRTHLVWDWNGTLLDDIDAVVGATNAAFAEAGLAPITLERYRETYCVPIPRFYERLLGRLPSDAEWERMDGIFHRHYTERRAACGLTEGVEDLLGRWLRAGHSQSLLSMYGHDQLVPTVREYGIEPHFVRVDGRTGPSGGSKAQHMERHFAKLGDVDPGRSVVIGDAVDDAVAAAHVGARAVLYTGGSHSRSSLEAVGVPVVDTLAEAVAVAESIGG, from the coding sequence ATGGCGAACCGGGGGAAGCACCGCACCCATCTGGTCTGGGACTGGAACGGCACACTGCTCGACGACATCGACGCCGTCGTCGGGGCGACGAACGCCGCCTTCGCGGAGGCCGGGCTGGCGCCGATCACCCTGGAGCGTTACCGCGAGACGTACTGCGTGCCGATACCCCGGTTCTACGAACGGCTGCTCGGGCGGCTGCCCAGTGACGCCGAGTGGGAGCGGATGGACGGGATCTTCCACCGGCACTACACCGAGCGGCGGGCCGCCTGCGGGCTGACCGAGGGGGTCGAGGATCTGCTCGGCCGGTGGCTCCGGGCGGGCCACAGCCAGTCCCTGCTCAGCATGTACGGGCACGACCAGCTGGTCCCGACGGTGCGGGAGTACGGCATCGAGCCCCACTTCGTGCGGGTCGACGGGCGCACCGGGCCTTCGGGCGGCAGCAAGGCGCAGCACATGGAGCGGCACTTCGCGAAGCTGGGGGACGTGGACCCCGGGCGGTCGGTGGTGATCGGCGACGCGGTGGACGACGCGGTGGCCGCCGCCCACGTGGGGGCGCGTGCCGTGCTGTACACGGGTGGTTCGCACAGCCGCAGCAGTCTGGAGGCGGTGGGGGTCCCTGTCGTGGACACCCTGGCGGAGGCCGTTGCGGTGGCCGAGTCCATAGGCGGCTGA
- a CDS encoding TetR/AcrR family transcriptional regulator produces the protein MPKIVDHEARRRRLAEAVWTLTLRDGLEGVTLRKVAVEAGVSMGQVQHYYATRESLVRDAIDRAVRALNARIEESVGTAGPSSAETTLRECLRAMLARDPESLRLLQLSVAVVGKAISDPAMATVLAPGSGELLDFTAALITAARQGRGVPALDDDRTDADICWNLATSLGVDVALGQRSPDEALRVLDHHLDRLLA, from the coding sequence ATGCCGAAGATCGTCGACCACGAGGCGCGCCGCCGCCGCCTGGCCGAGGCCGTCTGGACGCTGACGCTCCGCGACGGGCTGGAGGGCGTGACGCTGCGCAAGGTCGCGGTGGAGGCCGGGGTGTCCATGGGCCAGGTGCAGCACTACTACGCCACCCGGGAGTCCCTGGTCCGGGACGCGATCGACCGTGCCGTCCGGGCACTGAACGCACGGATCGAGGAATCCGTCGGGACGGCCGGCCCGTCGAGCGCGGAGACGACACTGCGGGAGTGCCTGCGCGCGATGCTCGCCCGTGATCCGGAGAGCCTGCGACTGCTGCAGCTCTCGGTCGCCGTGGTGGGCAAGGCGATATCGGACCCGGCCATGGCCACCGTGCTGGCCCCGGGCAGCGGCGAACTCCTGGACTTCACCGCGGCACTCATCACCGCGGCCCGGCAGGGGCGGGGCGTCCCGGCGCTGGACGACGACCGGACCGACGCCGACATCTGCTGGAACCTCGCCACCAGTCTGGGCGTCGACGTCGCCCTCGGGCAGCGCTCTCCCGACGAGGCGCTCAGGGTGCTGGACCACCATCTGGACCGGCTCCTGGCCTGA
- a CDS encoding NAD-glutamate dehydrogenase has product MQTKLDEAKAELLARAARVADNSPGGGVGGPDGAPRVRLTEAGTGAEQGELSGTAQLLAYLQRYYLHTAPEDVVDRDPVDVFGAASSHYRLAGDRPQGTANVRVHTPTIEENGWTCSHSVVEVVTDDMPFLVDSVTNVLSRQGRGIHLVIHPQIVVRRDVAGKLIEVLADDRPRGDVGQGGKGRKDARTELPHDAVVESWIHVEIDRETDRADLKQITTDLLGVLSDVRETVEDWEKMRDAALRIADDLPSEPLDDLGDVEVEEARELLRWLAADHFTFLGYREYELRADDALTAVAGTGLGILRSDPKHHEDEAHPVSPSFDRLPADARAKAREHRLLVLTKANSRATVHRNSYLDYVGVKKFDADGNVIGERRFLGLFSSAAYTESVRRVPVVRQKVAEVLEGAGFTPNSHDGRDLLQILETYPRDELFQTPVDQLRSIVTSVLYLQERRRLRLYLRQDEYGRYYSALVYLPRDRYTTAVRLRLIDILKEELGGTSVDFTAWNTESILSRLHFVVRVPQGTELPHLTDADADRIEARLVEAARSWADGFQEALNAECGEERAAELLRRYAHSFPEGYKADHSPRAAVADLVHLEALKRDRRDFSLSLYEPVGAGAGERRFKIYRTGEQVSLSAVLPALQRLGVEVVDERPYELRCADRTHAWIYDFGLRMPRTTETAGHLAEDARERFQEAFAAVWTGEAENDGFNALVLGAGLDWRQAMVLRAYAKYLRQAGSTFSQDYMEDTLRNNVHTTRLLVSLFEARMSPSRQKAGTELTDGLLEELDGALDQVASLDEDRILRSFLTVIKATLRTNFFQLSDEHEPHGYISMKFDPQAIPDLPAPRPAFEIWVYSPRVEGVHLRFGKVARGGLRWSDRREDFRTEILGLVKAQMVKNTVIVPVGAKGGFVAKQLPDPAVDRDAWLAEGIACYKTFISALLDITDNMVMGEVVPPADVVRHDEDDTYLVVAADKGTAKFSDIANDVAVSYGFWLGDAFASGGSAGYDHKGMGITARGAWESVKRHFRELGHDTQSEDFTVVGVGDMSGDVFGNGMLLSEHIRLVAAFDHRHIFIDPSPDAAVSYAERRRLFDLPRSSWADYDKDLLSPGGGVHPRSAKSIPLNAHIRKALGIDAEVAKMTPAELMQNILKARVDLLWNGGIGTYIKSSAESNADVGDKGNDAIRVDGADLRARVVGEGGNLGATQLGRIEFARNGGRINTDAIDNSAGVDTSDHEVNIKILLNGLVRDGDMTVKQRNKVLAEMTDEVGRLVLRNNYAQNVALANACAEAPSLLHAHQRFMRRLGRDGHLDRALEFLPNDRQIRELLNHGKGLSQPELAVLMAYTKITAAEELITTSLPDDPHLQKLLRAYFPQLLGERFPESVAGHALRREIITTVLVNDTVNTGGTTFLHRLREETGASLEEIVRAQFAAREIFGLSAVWDAVEALDNLVAADVLTRIRLHSRRLVERGARWLLGNRPQPVEIAETVDFFRTGVEQVWDRLPEMLKGADLEWYGSILQELTAAGVPDELAARVAGFSSAFPTLDVVAIADRSGTEPLAVAEVYYDLADRLGITQLMDRIIELPRADRWQSMARASIREDLYATHAALTSDVLSVGGPTSTPAERFEAWKEKNAAILARSRSTLDEIGGSESFDLANLSVAMRTMRTLLRTHA; this is encoded by the coding sequence ATGCAGACCAAGCTGGACGAAGCCAAGGCCGAGCTGCTCGCACGGGCGGCCCGGGTAGCTGACAACAGTCCGGGCGGTGGTGTCGGCGGCCCGGACGGCGCCCCCCGGGTGCGCCTGACCGAGGCGGGCACCGGGGCCGAGCAGGGCGAGCTCTCGGGCACGGCCCAGTTGCTGGCCTACCTCCAGCGCTACTACCTGCACACCGCGCCCGAGGACGTCGTCGACCGGGACCCGGTCGACGTCTTCGGGGCCGCTTCGTCCCACTACCGCCTCGCCGGGGACCGGCCGCAGGGAACCGCAAACGTCCGGGTGCACACCCCGACCATCGAGGAGAACGGCTGGACGTGCAGCCACTCCGTCGTCGAGGTCGTCACGGACGACATGCCGTTCCTGGTCGACTCGGTCACCAATGTGCTGTCCCGGCAGGGCCGCGGCATCCACCTGGTCATCCACCCGCAGATCGTGGTGCGCCGCGATGTCGCCGGGAAGCTCATCGAGGTCCTGGCCGACGACCGGCCGCGCGGTGACGTCGGACAGGGCGGCAAGGGCCGCAAGGACGCCCGGACCGAACTGCCGCACGACGCGGTCGTGGAGTCGTGGATCCACGTCGAGATCGACCGGGAGACCGACCGCGCCGACCTGAAGCAGATCACCACCGATCTGCTCGGCGTCCTGTCCGACGTACGGGAGACCGTCGAGGACTGGGAGAAGATGCGCGACGCCGCCCTGCGGATCGCGGACGACCTGCCCTCCGAGCCGCTCGACGACCTCGGTGACGTGGAGGTCGAGGAGGCCCGCGAGCTGCTGCGCTGGCTGGCCGCCGACCACTTCACCTTCCTCGGGTACCGCGAGTACGAGCTCCGTGCGGACGACGCCCTGACGGCGGTCGCCGGGACCGGTCTCGGCATCCTGCGCTCCGATCCCAAGCACCACGAGGACGAGGCGCACCCCGTCAGCCCGTCCTTCGACCGGCTGCCGGCCGACGCCCGTGCCAAGGCGCGCGAGCACAGGCTGCTGGTCCTGACCAAGGCGAACAGCCGGGCCACCGTGCACCGGAACAGCTACCTCGACTACGTCGGCGTGAAGAAGTTCGACGCCGACGGCAACGTCATCGGCGAGCGGCGGTTCCTCGGCCTGTTCTCGTCCGCCGCGTACACCGAGTCGGTGCGCCGGGTGCCCGTCGTCCGCCAGAAGGTCGCCGAGGTGCTGGAGGGTGCGGGCTTCACGCCCAACAGCCACGACGGCCGCGACCTGCTCCAGATCCTGGAGACCTACCCGCGCGACGAGCTGTTCCAGACGCCCGTCGACCAGCTGCGGTCCATCGTCACGTCCGTGCTGTACCTCCAGGAACGCCGCCGGCTGCGGCTGTACCTGCGCCAGGACGAGTACGGGCGCTACTACTCCGCCCTCGTCTACCTGCCCCGCGACCGCTACACCACCGCGGTCCGGCTCCGGCTGATCGACATCCTCAAGGAGGAACTCGGCGGCACCAGCGTCGACTTCACCGCGTGGAACACCGAGTCGATCCTCTCCCGGCTGCACTTCGTCGTCCGGGTGCCGCAGGGCACCGAACTGCCGCACCTCACGGACGCCGACGCGGACCGCATCGAGGCCCGGCTGGTGGAGGCCGCCAGGTCCTGGGCCGACGGTTTCCAGGAGGCGCTGAACGCCGAGTGCGGCGAGGAGCGCGCGGCCGAACTCCTGCGCCGTTACGCGCACTCCTTCCCGGAGGGCTACAAGGCCGACCACTCGCCGCGTGCGGCCGTGGCCGACCTGGTGCACCTGGAGGCGCTCAAGAGGGACCGCAGGGACTTCTCGCTCAGCCTCTACGAGCCGGTCGGCGCCGGTGCGGGCGAGCGCCGCTTCAAGATCTACCGGACGGGCGAGCAGGTCTCCCTCTCCGCCGTCCTGCCCGCGCTCCAGCGCCTCGGCGTCGAGGTCGTCGACGAGCGCCCGTACGAACTGCGCTGCGCCGACCGTACGCACGCCTGGATCTACGACTTCGGTCTGCGTATGCCGAGGACGACGGAGACCGCCGGCCATCTCGCCGAGGACGCCCGGGAGCGTTTCCAGGAGGCCTTCGCGGCCGTCTGGACCGGTGAGGCGGAGAACGACGGCTTCAACGCCCTGGTGCTGGGCGCCGGACTGGACTGGCGGCAGGCCATGGTGCTGCGCGCCTACGCGAAGTACCTGCGGCAGGCGGGTTCGACGTTCAGCCAGGACTACATGGAGGACACCCTCCGCAACAATGTCCACACCACCCGGCTGCTGGTCTCGCTCTTCGAGGCCCGGATGTCCCCGAGCCGCCAGAAGGCGGGCACCGAGCTGACCGACGGGCTCCTGGAGGAGCTCGACGGGGCGCTGGACCAGGTCGCCTCGCTGGATGAGGACCGGATCCTGCGCTCCTTCCTGACGGTCATCAAGGCGACGCTGCGGACCAACTTCTTCCAGCTGTCCGACGAGCACGAGCCGCACGGCTACATCTCGATGAAGTTCGACCCGCAGGCCATCCCGGACCTCCCGGCGCCGCGCCCGGCGTTCGAGATCTGGGTGTACTCGCCCCGGGTCGAGGGCGTCCATCTGCGCTTCGGCAAGGTCGCCCGGGGCGGTCTGCGCTGGTCGGACCGGCGGGAGGACTTCCGTACGGAGATCCTCGGGCTGGTCAAGGCGCAGATGGTCAAGAACACGGTGATCGTGCCGGTCGGCGCCAAGGGCGGGTTCGTCGCCAAGCAGCTGCCCGACCCGGCCGTCGACCGGGACGCCTGGCTGGCGGAGGGCATCGCCTGCTACAAGACGTTCATCTCGGCCCTCCTGGACATCACCGACAACATGGTGATGGGCGAGGTCGTGCCGCCGGCCGACGTCGTCCGGCACGACGAGGACGACACCTATCTCGTCGTCGCCGCCGACAAGGGGACCGCGAAGTTCTCCGACATCGCCAACGACGTCGCCGTCTCCTACGGCTTCTGGCTGGGCGACGCCTTCGCCTCCGGCGGTTCCGCCGGGTACGACCACAAGGGCATGGGCATCACCGCCCGGGGCGCCTGGGAGTCCGTGAAGCGGCACTTCCGCGAGCTCGGCCACGACACGCAGAGCGAGGACTTCACGGTCGTCGGCGTCGGGGACATGTCCGGTGACGTGTTCGGGAACGGCATGCTGCTCTCCGAGCACATCCGCCTGGTCGCCGCCTTCGACCACCGGCACATCTTCATCGACCCGTCCCCGGACGCCGCCGTCTCCTACGCGGAACGGCGCCGGCTCTTCGACCTGCCCCGCAGTTCCTGGGCGGACTACGACAAGGACCTGCTCTCGCCGGGCGGCGGTGTCCACCCGCGCAGCGCCAAGTCGATCCCGCTCAACGCGCACATCCGCAAGGCGCTCGGCATCGACGCCGAGGTCGCCAAGATGACGCCCGCCGAGCTGATGCAGAACATCCTCAAGGCGCGCGTGGACCTGCTGTGGAACGGCGGCATCGGCACCTACATCAAGTCGTCCGCCGAGTCGAACGCCGATGTCGGCGACAAGGGCAACGACGCGATCCGGGTCGACGGGGCGGACCTGCGGGCCCGGGTGGTGGGCGAGGGCGGCAACCTCGGCGCCACCCAGCTGGGCCGGATCGAGTTCGCCCGTAACGGCGGACGGATCAACACCGACGCGATCGACAACAGCGCCGGTGTGGACACCTCCGACCACGAGGTGAACATCAAGATCCTGCTCAACGGCCTGGTCCGTGACGGCGACATGACGGTCAAGCAGCGCAACAAGGTGCTCGCCGAGATGACCGACGAGGTGGGCCGCCTGGTCCTGCGCAACAACTACGCGCAGAACGTGGCGCTCGCCAACGCCTGCGCCGAGGCGCCCTCGCTCCTCCACGCCCACCAGCGGTTCATGCGCCGGCTGGGCCGGGACGGCCATCTGGACCGGGCACTGGAGTTCCTGCCGAACGACCGGCAGATCCGGGAGCTGCTGAACCACGGCAAGGGCCTCAGCCAGCCGGAGCTGGCCGTGCTGATGGCCTACACCAAGATCACGGCGGCCGAGGAACTGATCACCACCAGCCTGCCGGACGACCCGCACCTGCAGAAGCTGCTGCGCGCGTACTTCCCGCAGCTGCTCGGCGAGCGCTTCCCCGAGTCGGTCGCCGGGCACGCGCTGCGCCGCGAGATCATCACCACGGTGCTGGTCAACGACACGGTGAACACCGGCGGCACGACCTTCCTGCACCGGCTGCGGGAGGAGACCGGGGCGTCGCTGGAGGAGATCGTGCGGGCCCAGTTCGCCGCCCGGGAGATCTTCGGCCTCTCCGCGGTGTGGGACGCCGTGGAGGCGCTCGACAACCTGGTGGCCGCCGATGTGCTGACCAGGATCCGGCTGCACTCGCGCCGGCTGGTGGAGCGCGGTGCCCGCTGGCTGCTCGGCAACCGGCCCCAGCCGGTGGAGATCGCGGAGACCGTCGACTTCTTCCGGACCGGGGTGGAGCAGGTCTGGGACCGGCTGCCGGAGATGCTCAAGGGCGCCGACCTGGAGTGGTACGGGTCGATCCTCCAGGAGCTGACCGCCGCGGGCGTCCCCGATGAGCTCGCGGCGAGGGTGGCCGGGTTCTCCTCGGCCTTCCCGACGCTGGACGTGGTGGCGATCGCCGACCGCTCGGGCACGGAGCCGCTGGCCGTCGCCGAGGTGTACTACGACCTCGCCGACCGGCTGGGGATCACCCAGCTGATGGACCGGATCATCGAGCTGCCCCGGGCCGACCGCTGGCAGTCGATGGCGCGGGCCTCGATCCGCGAGGACCTCTACGCGACGCACGCGGCCCTGACGTCGGACGTGCTGTCCGTCGGCGGCCCCACCTCCACCCCGGCGGAGCGGTTCGAGGCGTGGAAGGAGAAGAACGCGGCGATCCTGGCGCGTTCCCGGTCCACCCTGGACGAGATCGGCGGCTCGGAGTCCTTCGACCTGGCGAACCTGTCGGTGGCGATGCGGACGATGCGGACCCTGCTGCGTACGCACGCGTAG
- a CDS encoding ABC transporter ATP-binding protein: MADTPDTRVPTVVVDDVHITYTVNGARTGRGSATSALNRIVSRGQPRGARKVHAVKGVSFAAYKGEAIGLIGSNGSGKSTLLKAVAGLLPPSRGRVYTQGQPSLLGVNAALMSDLTGERNVVLGGLAMGMTRAQIRERYQGIVDFSGINEKGDFITLPMRTYSSGMGARLRFSIAAAKSHDVLLIDEALSTGDKKFQLRSKERIMELREQAGTVFLVSHSNRSITETCDRAIWLEAGTLRMDGPAKEVVAAYEEFTGGPAKKPKKK; this comes from the coding sequence GTCGTGGACGACGTGCACATCACCTACACCGTCAACGGCGCCCGCACCGGGAGGGGCAGCGCCACCTCGGCCCTCAACCGGATCGTGTCGCGCGGACAGCCGCGGGGGGCCCGCAAGGTGCACGCCGTGAAGGGCGTCAGCTTCGCCGCGTACAAGGGTGAGGCCATCGGTCTGATCGGCTCCAACGGGTCAGGCAAGTCGACCCTGCTGAAGGCCGTCGCGGGCCTGCTGCCGCCGAGCCGGGGCCGGGTCTACACCCAGGGCCAGCCCTCGCTCCTCGGTGTCAACGCCGCCCTGATGAGCGACCTCACCGGTGAACGCAACGTCGTCCTGGGCGGGCTCGCCATGGGAATGACCCGGGCGCAGATCCGGGAGCGCTACCAGGGCATCGTCGACTTCTCCGGCATCAACGAGAAGGGCGACTTCATCACCCTGCCGATGCGCACCTACTCCTCCGGCATGGGGGCGCGGCTGCGCTTCTCCATCGCCGCCGCCAAGAGCCACGACGTCCTGCTGATCGACGAGGCGCTGTCCACCGGCGACAAGAAGTTCCAGCTGCGCAGCAAGGAACGGATCATGGAACTCCGCGAGCAGGCCGGCACGGTCTTCCTGGTGAGCCACAGCAACCGGTCGATCACCGAGACCTGCGACCGGGCGATCTGGCTGGAGGCGGGCACCCTGCGGATGGACGGCCCGGCCAAGGAGGTCGTCGCCGCCTACGAGGAGTTCACCGGCGGCCCGGCGAAGAAGCCGAAGAAGAAGTGA